CGGCCAGGACGAGCTGGAGGAGCTTCTCTTCGCTCCCTGGAAGCGCGATCACGCCCGCCGCTACGAGCTGGGGCGGGAGGCCGACTGGCATCCACACCTCGCGCGCCTGCGACGCCGCAGTCGGCGGCGCTTCTCGGACCGCCGGCTGCTTGCCACCTGGTTTGCCCCGTTTGCCGAGACGGTCGCCCCCTTGCCGGGAGCGGTCGAGGCGCTGCGGGCCCTGCGGATGATCGGCGTCCCCCTGGCCCTGGTCTCGAACATTCCACTGCCCCGCGCGCACTACGAGCCGCTGCTCGACCGCCACGGAATGCTCGCGCCGTTCGCGGTGCGGCAGTTCAGCTACGAGGCCGGGTCGCGCAAACCGTCGCCGGCGATGTTGCTGGCTGCGCTCGCGGCGCTCGGCGTCTCCCCGGCGGAGGCGATCATGGTGGGCGACCGGAGGAGCGCCGACATCGCCGCCGGGCGCTCGGCCGGCGTGCGCACGGTCTGGTTGAAGTCGCCCGACGCCGTGGGGCCGGTGCCCGACCACACGATCGAGTCGATGGCCGAATTGCCTGCCCTGGTTCGTGCCCTCGCCGCCCCGGTGCATCCGGGCACCTCCCGAGCGTAGGATTCGATCGTGAGCCGCGCACTCTCGTCCCTTCGCTCCGTCCTCCGGCAGGTGATTCCGTGAACCGCCCCGTCGCCCTCGGAGTGGCCGGTGGAACCGGCTCCGGCAAGACCACCGTCGCGCGCGCGATTCTGACCGCCGTCGGCGCCGACCGCATCGCCTTCCTCGCGCAGGACAGCTACTACCGCGACGTCGAATGGCACTCCGACGACGAGCTGCGGGCGCACAACTTCGACCATCCCGATGCGCTCGACACCGACCTGCTGGTCTCGCACATCGCGGCGTTGAAGGCCGGGGAGCTCGTCGAGGCCCCGGTCTACGATTTCGTCCACCACCGGCGGACCGATCGGACGGTCCGGGTCGAGCCGCGGCCGGTCATCCTCGTCGAAGGGATCCTGCTCTTTGCCGAGCGTTCGATCCGCGAGCTGCTCGACTTCCGCGTCTTCGTCGACACGGACGCCGATGTCCGCTTGTTGCGCCGCCTCCGCCGCGACATGGCCGAACGCGGGCGCTCGGCGCTCGACGTGCTGCGCCAGTACGAGTCGACCGTGCGCCCGATGCATCTCGAGTTCGTCGAGCCGTCGAAGCGGTTCGCCGACGTGATCGTGCCGGAAGGGGGCGAGAACCGCGTCGCCCTCGAGATGGTGGCGGCACGCATCGACCAGCTC
This genomic window from Holophagales bacterium contains:
- a CDS encoding HAD family hydrolase is translated as MPLRAVLLDMGGVLLEFGNAEGLPMGRHDFRGREALVALLRDREVGRGGSRPRAAAPSRPETRIGQDELEELLFAPWKRDHARRYELGREADWHPHLARLRRRSRRRFSDRRLLATWFAPFAETVAPLPGAVEALRALRMIGVPLALVSNIPLPRAHYEPLLDRHGMLAPFAVRQFSYEAGSRKPSPAMLLAALAALGVSPAEAIMVGDRRSADIAAGRSAGVRTVWLKSPDAVGPVPDHTIESMAELPALVRALAAPVHPGTSRA
- the udk gene encoding uridine kinase, whose amino-acid sequence is MNRPVALGVAGGTGSGKTTVARAILTAVGADRIAFLAQDSYYRDVEWHSDDELRAHNFDHPDALDTDLLVSHIAALKAGELVEAPVYDFVHHRRTDRTVRVEPRPVILVEGILLFAERSIRELLDFRVFVDTDADVRLLRRLRRDMAERGRSALDVLRQYESTVRPMHLEFVEPSKRFADVIVPEGGENRVALEMVAARIDQLLDLAARRAAAGRAS